Proteins encoded within one genomic window of Salipaludibacillus agaradhaerens:
- a CDS encoding esterase/lipase family protein: MKKVVAFFMLMLLLFPTEALGGKSGTPGNPGDWYVKDNPANSDPSKAPLVFVHGLNSSSYVWWEENDMYDLALERGYETAFVDLYPVNNMWDNGSMLASMLGEIYEYFGEKPLVLVTHSKGGVDAQSALVHYGANEYVSNVFTLSSPHHGSQLADLAYSNWAGWLAEIIGGRNDGTYSLQTGQMAYYRSLTDSHTDHRRNPIYTLAGTSWGGFGGALYWGGLYLRQFGQNDGAVTVSSSRLNYATEIAVGDWDHFLIANGRATFDFFKPFLSTDHQENEGATPNMELEKGSGTILRGGPGKGNVKEVIPVEDDVEAVTFSYLSDMPLDDLLLMSPSGKSYSFNDVTEMHGEFFGAWQHIASVANPEAGEWVLTNRQTGTNPYFLAVQVEGGVADKLQMELPKRIKDPLKPSIQSTAINKQTLSYDIQVSYTTADNPSVSSRLQTVSSKNGEMNLPFNQEGAYTLTITISGKTTNQAPFERTIVKNIYMDKKGDLYYN; encoded by the coding sequence ATGAAAAAAGTAGTGGCTTTCTTTATGTTGATGTTGTTGTTATTTCCGACGGAAGCATTAGGAGGTAAATCTGGTACCCCTGGTAACCCTGGCGATTGGTATGTGAAAGATAATCCTGCAAATAGTGATCCAAGCAAGGCCCCACTTGTATTTGTGCATGGACTTAACAGTTCATCTTATGTTTGGTGGGAAGAAAACGATATGTATGATCTAGCATTAGAAAGAGGCTATGAAACCGCCTTTGTGGATTTATATCCAGTGAATAATATGTGGGATAACGGTTCGATGCTTGCTAGTATGCTAGGTGAAATTTATGAGTATTTTGGAGAGAAACCCCTCGTGTTAGTGACTCATAGTAAAGGTGGGGTTGATGCCCAATCAGCTCTGGTACATTACGGGGCTAATGAATATGTATCAAATGTTTTTACATTATCTTCACCGCATCATGGCTCTCAGTTAGCTGATTTAGCCTACAGCAATTGGGCAGGCTGGTTGGCTGAAATTATTGGCGGTAGAAATGACGGCACATATTCATTACAAACAGGTCAAATGGCTTATTATCGTAGTTTAACAGATTCCCACACTGACCACAGAAGGAATCCTATTTACACGCTAGCTGGGACGAGTTGGGGTGGTTTTGGCGGTGCACTTTATTGGGGAGGACTTTATTTAAGGCAATTCGGTCAAAATGATGGGGCTGTGACAGTGTCATCTTCTCGTTTAAATTATGCAACTGAAATTGCAGTAGGGGATTGGGATCACTTTCTTATAGCCAATGGCCGTGCTACATTTGATTTCTTTAAGCCATTTCTTTCGACAGATCATCAGGAGAATGAAGGGGCAACACCGAACATGGAGCTTGAGAAAGGAAGCGGAACGATTCTTCGGGGAGGCCCAGGAAAAGGGAATGTAAAAGAAGTGATTCCTGTAGAAGATGATGTTGAAGCAGTGACGTTCAGTTATTTATCAGATATGCCTTTAGATGACCTATTATTAATGAGCCCTAGTGGAAAGAGTTACTCATTTAATGACGTGACTGAAATGCATGGGGAGTTCTTTGGTGCTTGGCAGCATATAGCAAGTGTTGCAAATCCTGAAGCAGGAGAGTGGGTCTTGACGAATCGTCAGACAGGTACCAACCCTTATTTCTTAGCTGTACAAGTTGAAGGCGGTGTAGCTGACAAGCTACAAATGGAACTGCCTAAAAGGATAAAGGATCCATTAAAACCATCCATTCAAAGTACGGCTATTAATAAACAAACATTATCTTATGATATTCAAGTTTCGTATACGACTGCTGATAACCCTTCTGTATCATCTCGATTACAAACAGTTTCTTCAAAGAACGGTGAAATGAATCTGCCATTCAATCAGGAAGGGGCCTATACGTTGACGATCACTATTTCAGGAAAGACAACTAACCAAGCACCATTTGAACGAACGATTGTTAAAAATATATACATGGATAAAAAAGGTGACTTGTATTATAACTAA
- a CDS encoding DUF2207 family protein, whose translation MDVQELTITEFVFLIIFVVLSTVVIIIVVGDRLKRYKLLNHISEQTLSETDFAKFSPQLISQLIYGNGVYTRHITAGLLDLVRKRVITLAKSEEAGSYYFYEKEPQKRGKLPQEEDYLIDWLLYDVGTRGRFFVDDLLNYTENKKKREQFLERLYEWEELMRHKLIEEKLIDTFPFLKRVLTVIAIFMLLIGSGLIVSSGLLSLLFFISGAVTLIIMLTYSSMTHLGQVEYKKWVPFIQNIKRKPPSEYQDNESLTVSYVYAIAFNLSDTYVKKFPVREASQVSLKNNQFPLYVATSGPGAVAVTTEGVELINDMEMSFEQIISPMTYDTVDGSDGISE comes from the coding sequence ATGGATGTGCAAGAGCTAACGATCACTGAATTCGTTTTTTTAATCATTTTCGTTGTCTTAAGTACAGTTGTGATTATCATCGTGGTTGGTGATCGATTAAAGCGTTATAAATTACTCAATCACATTTCCGAGCAGACGCTGTCCGAAACAGATTTTGCTAAATTCTCCCCTCAACTCATTTCCCAGCTTATTTATGGTAATGGAGTTTATACGAGGCATATCACAGCTGGATTACTAGATCTGGTCAGAAAACGTGTTATTACATTGGCTAAATCTGAAGAAGCTGGAAGCTATTATTTTTATGAAAAAGAACCTCAAAAACGAGGGAAACTCCCCCAGGAAGAAGACTACTTAATAGACTGGCTCCTTTATGACGTAGGGACGAGAGGCAGATTTTTTGTGGACGATCTACTCAACTATACGGAAAATAAGAAAAAACGAGAGCAGTTCCTTGAACGGTTGTATGAGTGGGAAGAGTTAATGCGGCATAAGTTAATAGAGGAAAAATTAATTGATACATTTCCTTTTTTAAAGCGTGTATTAACCGTTATCGCTATCTTCATGCTACTGATCGGAAGTGGACTTATTGTCTCCTCAGGCTTACTAAGTCTTTTATTTTTCATTAGTGGTGCTGTGACATTAATCATTATGCTGACATATTCCTCAATGACCCATTTAGGGCAGGTGGAATACAAAAAATGGGTCCCGTTTATTCAAAACATTAAAAGAAAGCCACCGTCAGAGTATCAAGATAATGAATCACTTACCGTGAGCTATGTCTATGCCATTGCATTTAACTTAAGTGACACGTATGTGAAGAAATTCCCCGTTAGGGAAGCTTCTCAAGTATCGTTGAAAAATAATCAATTTCCCCTTTATGTTGCCACCAGTGGTCCTGGTGCTGTGGCAGTGACGACTGAAGGGGTTGAATTGATCAACGACATGGAGATGTCCTTTGAGCAAATCATTTCACCTATGACGTATGACACGGTAGACGGTTCCGACGGGATTTCAGAGTAA
- a CDS encoding MFS transporter has translation MASIWKLKGMLFFFHAAMTIIVSYLPVYFQSLGLNGSEIGILLAVGPAAAIVAQPFWGFMSDRRKTVKRILILCLSSAFFVGFVFFQLEEFFLLFPVMFVFFSFMSPAGGLGDSLSQKVSVQRGVSFGSIRMWGSLGFGSASLAGGYILSYIGIANIYYVFASFLLLAILLTCLAPDSEPTKRPAQLIDAFRLLKERELLIFLAVILTISLTHRMNDSFLSLYIIELGGDESVIGIAWFIGVVTEAAVFALSVYWLYKWHPLTLITIAAAIYMMRWLLMAMAPGPEFVLVLQVMHGLAFGTFYLTAFQFVSKLVPEHLQSTGHLLFIAVFFGFSGVTGSLFGGAIINGFDVRTVYYVMVWIASIGLVSALGYRYVFLKKSREMNA, from the coding sequence ATGGCGTCTATTTGGAAATTGAAAGGTATGTTGTTTTTTTTTCATGCTGCTATGACGATAATTGTCAGTTACCTACCTGTTTATTTTCAGTCGTTAGGGCTTAATGGGTCTGAGATAGGGATACTTCTTGCTGTTGGTCCGGCAGCAGCTATTGTGGCTCAGCCATTTTGGGGATTTATGAGTGACCGACGAAAAACAGTAAAACGGATTCTCATATTATGTTTAAGCAGTGCTTTTTTTGTTGGTTTCGTCTTTTTTCAGCTTGAAGAATTTTTCTTGCTATTTCCAGTTATGTTTGTGTTTTTTTCCTTCATGTCTCCAGCAGGGGGACTTGGTGACAGTTTATCTCAAAAAGTATCGGTTCAACGTGGTGTTTCTTTTGGTAGTATTCGTATGTGGGGGTCCCTTGGCTTCGGGTCTGCTTCTTTAGCAGGAGGCTATATATTAAGCTACATTGGGATTGCTAATATTTATTATGTCTTTGCGTCTTTTCTATTACTGGCTATTTTATTAACGTGTTTAGCACCAGATAGTGAACCGACGAAAAGGCCTGCTCAGCTTATTGATGCATTTAGGCTGCTCAAAGAAAGGGAGTTACTGATTTTTTTAGCCGTCATATTAACGATTAGTTTAACTCATCGTATGAATGATTCATTTTTAAGCTTGTATATCATTGAATTAGGCGGTGACGAATCTGTTATTGGTATAGCATGGTTCATCGGGGTGGTCACGGAGGCTGCGGTGTTTGCGTTAAGTGTTTATTGGCTTTATAAATGGCATCCGTTGACCCTCATTACAATCGCAGCAGCTATTTATATGATGAGATGGCTGTTAATGGCGATGGCTCCTGGGCCTGAATTCGTACTTGTTTTACAAGTCATGCATGGTCTTGCGTTTGGGACTTTTTATTTGACAGCTTTTCAATTTGTCTCAAAACTTGTGCCTGAGCATTTACAATCTACAGGCCACCTTTTATTTATTGCTGTATTTTTTGGTTTTTCTGGTGTCACAGGGTCACTATTTGGGGGCGCAATTATAAATGGCTTTGATGTGAGAACTGTTTACTACGTGATGGTCTGGATTGCAAGTATTGGCCTCGTCAGTGCATTAGGTTATCGTTATGTTTTTTTGAAAAAATCCCGTGAAATGAACGCATAA
- a CDS encoding YwpF-like family protein yields the protein MKTFQLCSLTILFDDVPESGDDIKGQEIPLVEGLIINKEEAEKNWLLEAVLTPDWKDFFTEYLVNGQSFMTEVTITKRTNDPATLVCHVRSVNELEKHLSVHLEGVLVVKKEDLSDILIKNLIEEGYEGEALYKEYRQRKKERGRAIQGILSSAYEEVKEKGYYRMGADNDTQD from the coding sequence ATGAAAACATTTCAGCTTTGTTCGTTAACGATTTTGTTTGATGATGTTCCTGAATCTGGAGATGATATAAAAGGGCAAGAGATCCCGCTAGTAGAAGGGTTAATTATTAATAAAGAGGAAGCGGAAAAAAATTGGTTGTTAGAAGCTGTCCTGACGCCTGATTGGAAGGATTTTTTTACAGAATACTTAGTCAATGGGCAGTCTTTCATGACGGAAGTAACTATTACAAAGCGAACGAATGATCCAGCAACGCTCGTTTGTCATGTGCGTTCCGTCAATGAACTTGAGAAACATCTTAGTGTCCATTTAGAAGGCGTTCTTGTCGTTAAAAAAGAAGATTTATCAGATATTCTCATTAAAAACTTAATTGAAGAAGGGTACGAAGGAGAAGCACTTTATAAAGAATACCGGCAACGAAAAAAAGAGCGAGGTCGGGCGATTCAAGGTATTTTAAGTAGTGCTTATGAAGAGGTGAAGGAAAAAGGATATTACCGAATGGGGGCAGATAATGACACGCAAGATTAG
- a CDS encoding TVP38/TMEM64 family protein — protein MKKWAMAILLIALIIFIMINWEWIVHLQQEDLSYFTEDVFEEVGYGLLWVTMPLMIVQNVITLFPVLILIIMHFHFFGLIEGFLFSLIGTTLGALTCFWLARSFSSRWVDRFWGRNERRLAYVLKLIASYGVYILVVLRSIPIMPSNLISIAAAVSPLALRPYIWSSFLGNMSMIWLLSLLSAPLWIAENVFMPYLLSYIIFALTVSGYYAGRGILKQE, from the coding sequence ATGAAGAAATGGGCAATGGCCATATTACTAATCGCTCTTATTATATTTATTATGATTAACTGGGAGTGGATCGTTCACCTTCAGCAAGAGGATTTGAGCTATTTTACAGAGGACGTCTTTGAGGAAGTGGGTTATGGGTTATTGTGGGTCACGATGCCACTTATGATTGTACAAAATGTGATTACACTGTTCCCTGTCCTTATTTTAATTATCATGCACTTTCATTTTTTTGGACTAATTGAAGGATTTTTATTTAGTTTAATTGGGACGACATTAGGGGCTCTCACCTGTTTTTGGCTTGCTAGATCATTTAGTTCCCGTTGGGTAGATCGCTTTTGGGGAAGAAATGAAAGGAGGTTAGCCTATGTGTTAAAGTTAATTGCCTCCTACGGTGTCTATATTTTAGTTGTGTTAAGAAGTATCCCTATTATGCCGAGCAATCTTATCTCAATTGCTGCGGCAGTGAGTCCTCTCGCTTTACGTCCTTATATATGGTCCTCATTTTTGGGGAATATGTCAATGATATGGTTATTAAGTTTATTGTCGGCTCCCCTTTGGATAGCTGAAAATGTGTTCATGCCTTATCTATTGAGCTATATTATTTTTGCCCTTACTGTGAGTGGCTATTATGCAGGCCGAGGAATACTTAAACAAGAATAA
- a CDS encoding amidohydrolase family protein has translation MKIIDAHIHLSHIHSFHQTAKPFSHLTYSFEGLKKDMKDNHVVAAVGMGLRELEGGEGFPDKDVPTPMGLDMLQGKGKVVYCAGINPYRLGYRELDALEKELLKPEVTGIKIYLGYYPFFAYDRVYEPVYDLAAKYRLPIVFHTGDTYSERGILKYAHPLTIDEVAVTHRQVTFVMAHFGDPWMLDAAEVVYKNTNVFADLSGLIVGDSREVSRVAGTPHFFDHLKHGLAFCDNYEKLMFGTDWPLVEMAPYIRFIESYIPFSKREHVFYKTALQVFPKIRTALLLR, from the coding sequence TTGAAAATAATAGATGCTCACATCCATTTATCGCATATCCATTCCTTTCACCAAACGGCTAAACCGTTTTCTCACCTGACCTATTCTTTCGAAGGATTAAAAAAAGACATGAAGGACAACCATGTGGTGGCAGCGGTAGGGATGGGGCTGCGAGAATTAGAAGGGGGCGAAGGGTTTCCCGATAAAGACGTGCCCACGCCGATGGGACTTGATATGCTTCAAGGTAAGGGAAAGGTTGTTTACTGTGCGGGCATAAATCCTTACCGTCTCGGTTATAGAGAATTAGATGCATTGGAAAAAGAACTGTTAAAACCAGAAGTGACTGGTATTAAAATTTATTTAGGTTATTACCCATTTTTTGCGTACGACCGTGTTTATGAGCCTGTGTATGATTTAGCAGCTAAATATCGGTTACCTATTGTTTTTCATACAGGCGATACATATTCAGAACGGGGCATTTTAAAATACGCGCACCCGTTGACAATTGATGAAGTGGCCGTTACTCACCGGCAAGTTACATTCGTTATGGCTCACTTTGGGGACCCTTGGATGCTCGATGCGGCGGAAGTCGTCTATAAGAATACCAATGTGTTTGCTGATTTATCGGGTCTTATTGTGGGAGATAGCCGTGAAGTATCGAGAGTTGCAGGGACCCCACATTTTTTTGATCATCTAAAACACGGTTTGGCTTTTTGTGATAATTATGAAAAGCTGATGTTTGGAACAGATTGGCCTCTTGTAGAGATGGCGCCTTATATCCGTTTTATTGAATCATACATCCCTTTTTCGAAACGTGAGCATGTTTTTTATAAAACGGCTTTGCAAGTATTTCCAAAAATCAGGACCGCTCTTCTTCTGCGCTGA